One window of the Pedobacter ginsengisoli genome contains the following:
- a CDS encoding DUF4249 family protein has translation MEIKISTLLAVAFAAFFMCACKKDSSLEDYTRPVVEGYLVPGKTVLVKVYYQKYLDDTISLGFPVTDLALKISDGTKTVDLTESTDGNYVYGDSTFIAGNKTYSLSFSYNNKTISAQTTVPDKPTGFVTSDSLQQVPVMGFGTTPATFVPITLSWNNNTGGHYMMVLKNKESSRTSINPRNNGSYRDAELILGQVSSYQTQQMTFNYLGNYEMVLFHINKEYSDALNNNGGSSLNLTNPYTNVVNGLGIFTSMQADSLKLRVYQ, from the coding sequence GAAGATTATACAAGGCCTGTGGTTGAAGGTTACCTGGTGCCGGGTAAAACAGTTCTTGTTAAAGTTTATTACCAAAAATATCTTGACGATACCATTTCATTAGGTTTCCCTGTTACTGACTTAGCCCTTAAAATATCGGACGGAACCAAAACGGTTGACCTGACAGAAAGTACGGATGGGAACTACGTTTACGGTGATTCAACTTTTATTGCTGGAAATAAAACCTATTCCCTCAGTTTTAGCTACAATAATAAAACAATTAGTGCCCAAACCACTGTTCCTGATAAACCTACAGGCTTTGTAACTTCTGATTCTTTGCAGCAAGTACCGGTAATGGGTTTTGGGACTACCCCTGCTACGTTTGTTCCGATAACGCTAAGCTGGAACAATAATACGGGAGGTCATTATATGATGGTGCTGAAAAATAAAGAGAGTAGCAGAACAAGCATAAATCCAAGGAATAATGGCTCGTACAGAGATGCGGAGCTGATATTGGGTCAGGTGTCGTCTTACCAGACCCAGCAGATGACCTTTAACTACCTTGGGAATTATGAGATGGTTCTGTTTCATATTAATAAGGAATATAGTGATGCATTGAACAACAACGGGGGGAGCTCATTAAACCTGACTAATCCCTACACTAACGTTGTAAATGGGCTGGGCATTTTTACCTCAATGCAGGCTGATAGTTTAAAATTACGCGTGTACCAATGA